TTCGAGGGTATCGTTCATCCAGCCCATGTTCCATTTCATGCTGAATCCGAGGCCGCCGAGATACGTCGGTTTCGAAACATGGGGCCATGCAGTCGATTCTTCAGCGACCGTGAGGATCCCCGGATAGTACTGATGCGATACCTCGTTGAACTTCTTGAGGAAGTCGATGGCTTCGAGGTTCTCTCTCCCTCCGTACACATTCGGAATCCATTCGCCCTCTTTCCTCGAATAATCGAGATAGAGCATGGACGCAACAGCGTCGACGCGAAGACCGTCAATATGGTATTTGTCAAACCAGAAGAGTGCATTCGAAAGGAGGAAGCCTCTCACTTCAGCCCTTCCGTAATTGAAGATCTTTGTCCCCCAGTCAGGATGGAAGCCCTTCCTCGGGTCTTCATGCTCATAGAGAAAGGTTCCGTCAAAGAATCCGAGGCCGTGTCCGTCTGTCGGAAAGTGGGCCGGGACCCAATCGAGGATCACACCAATTCCCTCCTGATGGCATCGGTCGACAAAATACATGAAGTCCTTCGGTTCACCGAACCTGCTTGTCGGCGCAAAATACCCGATGGTCTGGTACCCCCAGGAGGCATCGAGGGGATGCTCATTGATCGGAAGGAGCTCTAAGTGGGTGTACCCCATCTCCTTCACGTAAGGGATGAGTCTCTCCGCAAGTTCACGATACGTTAGCCACCGCTCCTTTTCCCCCGGTACCCGCATCCATGAGCCGAGATGGACCTCATGGATTGAAATGGCGGATTCGAGCCATGGTGTCCGGCTTCTCCCTTCAATCCATGAAGCGTCACCCCAGGGGTACCCGTTGATGTCGTATACCAGTGATGCGCTCTTGGGTCTCAGTTCGAAAAAGAAGCCGAAGGGGTCTGATTTCTGGATGACATATTTCTGGATCTTTGACCTCACCTCGAACTTATAGGGCATCCCTTCAGGAATTCCCGGAATAAAGACCGACCATATTCCCGAAGAGCCTAAGGACTGCATGGGGTGTATCTTAGCGTTCCAGTTATTGAAATCGCCGACAACGCTTACCCGTTTTGCATTGGGAGCCCATACGGCAAAATGCACGCCCTTAACACCGTCTATCTCTACCATCTGGGCGCCGAGCCTCTCATACTGCTTGAGGTGGCTGCCTTCACCGATGAGGTGGAGATCAAAATCGGTCAGTATCGTCTTCCTTTTGTCAGTTTTCATGACCCCTGTCCCGCTCATTCTACCGTGAACGGTCCTTCTTCTTCTGAAAATCTACCTTCACGACCTTGGAATGATCGGAACAGTGTCTCGTCTTTGCAGATTCTCTGTCGCAGGCTTGCATATTCCTATCCGCTGTCTCGGCAGCCGGCTGTGGTGCGATCATGAACTGGGCGTTGAGCTCGGGAGAGTAAATAAGAACGATATCGTCGGCCGGTATGTAACACTTGTGGGGGGCCGTGCCGAAGACGAGGGAAGTCGAGATGCCGGAATCGTCCCAGGAGAAACGCATCTTGGTGTTGAAGACGAGGACGATACCGTTCTTCATTTCGTCCTCGGTAAAACCCCGTGCCCCGATCACCACCCTGTCGGAATACCGCACGACGATGAAAACACGGCCGATGAGATCGAGCATCCCGTAAAAGACGGTCTTCTTGAGTTCGTTCATTGATTCCGGCATGCTATGAAATTGTAACAGATTGCAGAAGGTTTTTGATATTCCATCTCTTGCGTATTGCCCTGAGACTTTCTCTTAATATATAATGATGGTGTTCCCGGGTAGCTCAGCCGGCAGAGCGGGTGGCTGTTAACCACCTTGTCGGGGGTTCGAGTCCCTCCCCGGGAGCTTAACCTTTTCAGTCCTTTTTTTCAGGGCTGCCTTCGCCCCCCTTGAATACCAGTTTTCACCTGATCAAGCATGTCGCAATCGAAACGGAAATTCTTGTCATGTGTCGTCGAGCAATTCCAGGGTAATAGCCGACGGTGTTGGTTGCTTTCGGCATTCAATGGTCAGTAGCGCCATTCCTCAGAAAAGATATTTTTGTCGAGAAGTATGCACAGCCCCTCAAATACGATTAAGGCAGTCTTAGCGTCTAGGATTCAATAAATAATCGTTCCTGTTATTTTTGATCAATTATTTTTTTCAGGTGATTAAACCCCGACGCCGCAGTGGGCCAGCCCGCATAAAATGCAATATGCGTAATCGCGGCTACAAGCTCCTCCTTCGTGAGGCCGTTCTCAAGAGCCTTTTTAAGATGAAAATCAACTTGCTCGATACGATTTAGCGCCACTAAGCATGTAACGGTAATTAAGCTCTTATCGCGCTGCGAGAGGCCGGGGCGTTTCCAGATGTCACCGAAAAGGAAATCCTGTGTAAGTTTCGCAAATTCCGGTGCTATAGCCGTTAAGTCATCTATCGCTCTTTGTTGTTCGCTGCTGTTTGCCATATGTATCTCCCTTCTCTTTGTTTGATTACCTCATCTTGGTCATCCTATCCGCCAATTCGTATGCTATCTCTCCTGCCTCGATCCTACAAAGACGTGATATGTGACTGCGTCCCAGGCATTGTGAATGCCCACAAACAGAAGCAGCAGTACTGCAGCGCCTACGAGAAACAGGGCTGGGCGCGTATGGGAGCTAACCGAGAATGCCGATATGGCCAGAACCGCGTATGCCACAATGGAAGCAGAACATGAAATAACCAGTCCTCTAACACAGGTTTATAGGCGTTTTGCACGCGCATACGCCTGGCCACGACCACGACGTACACTACACCACAGAGAGCCACTAATCCCCAAAGGACTGAAACAGATGCAAGCCCGTTCCATGGCGCGTTTCCAATCGCCGAAAGCAACAGCACGACACCAAAATGCACAATCGTAGGCGTCGCAAATGCGGCGCCGGCCGCTTGCGCGTCACCTACGATCGGTTTTGCGGCTATGAGAGTAATGACAACGAACTGCAAGCCGATCAGGGCGCCGGCAGAGGAGCCGACGATTACATAGAAGTTTTCCCATCCGTTGAGCACTGTCATGATTGATCCACCTCCTTCGTAACACCCATATGCTACAACTCTTTCTCAGCCCTCTATGACATATGACTCGCTTGTCGATTCCTGTGCTATTCGAATGGGTTATATCCTGGTTTCAGGACGTCCATAAAGGTATTGATGCCGCTCAGGCTGCAGGGAAATCCGCATGGCGTATAACTGCACAAGGATTTCCTTGATTTCATTAATAGTCAAACCGGCATCCAGCCCTTCGTTCAGGGCAGTTTTCAGTTTCTGCAAATAACCGTTGGCGGTGAAGGCCGCAATGGTGACGATCTTTTCCTGTTTTGCCTTCAAGCCTTCTTTTTTCATGGTCTGTGCCTCCGAAATGGTTGCAATGCTAAACACTGAGATAAAAATGCCTGCCAGAATTGCTATGCGCATCGTGCCGGTGAACCAATCGGCCAGTCCTTTGCCGGAAGGCTGTGAGCGCCTTCTTTTGATTTCCATGTCTCACTCTTGATTTAAGGGCGCAGCAGCGTTTTGATCGCGCGGCGCTCGTCCATTGCGCGATAGCCCTCCGCAACCTGGTCAAGCGGGAGGGTCAGGTCGAACACCTTGCCGGGATTGATCTTCCCGTTCCACACCAGATCGATCAGATCAGGCAGGAAGCGGCGCACCGGGGCAGGCCCGCCGTGGAGATGAACATGAGCGAAGAACAGCTCCTGGCCGTTCAGCTCGACCCCGTGCGGGACTCCGACGTAGCCCACGTATCCGCCCGGGCGTGTGGAACGGATCGCCTGCATCATCGACTCCTGGGTGCCGACGCACTCCAGCACCGCGTCAGCGCCGATCCCCTTCGTCAG
Above is a genomic segment from Thermodesulfovibrionales bacterium containing:
- the glgB gene encoding 1,4-alpha-glucan branching protein GlgB gives rise to the protein MKTDKRKTILTDFDLHLIGEGSHLKQYERLGAQMVEIDGVKGVHFAVWAPNAKRVSVVGDFNNWNAKIHPMQSLGSSGIWSVFIPGIPEGMPYKFEVRSKIQKYVIQKSDPFGFFFELRPKSASLVYDINGYPWGDASWIEGRSRTPWLESAISIHEVHLGSWMRVPGEKERWLTYRELAERLIPYVKEMGYTHLELLPINEHPLDASWGYQTIGYFAPTSRFGEPKDFMYFVDRCHQEGIGVILDWVPAHFPTDGHGLGFFDGTFLYEHEDPRKGFHPDWGTKIFNYGRAEVRGFLLSNALFWFDKYHIDGLRVDAVASMLYLDYSRKEGEWIPNVYGGRENLEAIDFLKKFNEVSHQYYPGILTVAEESTAWPHVSKPTYLGGLGFSMKWNMGWMNDTLEYFSKDPVHRKYHHGNLTFSLLYAFTENFALPLSHDEVVHGKGSLLSKMPGDIWQKFANLRLLYGFMFGHPGKKLLFMGGEFGQWDEWNFDKSLDWHLLEFDPHERLRRFVQELNRIYRSEPSLHEIDFDYKGFEWIDFHDVEGSIVSFLRRAKDPSDFTVFVCNFTPVPRLGYRIGVPEPGFYREILNSDSVYYGGSNMGNGGGVLAKHEPFQLRPYCLSITLPPLAVVVFKRERHF
- a CDS encoding ClpXP protease specificity-enhancing factor SspB; amino-acid sequence: MNELKKTVFYGMLDLIGRVFIVVRYSDRVVIGARGFTEDEMKNGIVLVFNTKMRFSWDDSGISTSLVFGTAPHKCYIPADDIVLIYSPELNAQFMIAPQPAAETADRNMQACDRESAKTRHCSDHSKVVKVDFQKKKDRSR
- a CDS encoding carboxymuconolactone decarboxylase family protein, with translation MANSSEQQRAIDDLTAIAPEFAKLTQDFLFGDIWKRPGLSQRDKSLITVTCLVALNRIEQVDFHLKKALENGLTKEELVAAITHIAFYAGWPTAASGFNHLKKIIDQK
- a CDS encoding carboxymuconolactone decarboxylase family protein yields the protein MEIKRRRSQPSGKGLADWFTGTMRIAILAGIFISVFSIATISEAQTMKKEGLKAKQEKIVTIAAFTANGYLQKLKTALNEGLDAGLTINEIKEILVQLYAMRISLQPERHQYLYGRPETRI